One window of Cataglyphis hispanica isolate Lineage 1 chromosome 12, ULB_Chis1_1.0, whole genome shotgun sequence genomic DNA carries:
- the LOC126853438 gene encoding vinculin isoform X1: MPVFHTKTIESILEPVAQQVSRLVILHEEAEDGNAMPDLERPVQAVSMAVTNLVKVGKETINSSDDALLKQDMPAALQRVEGASRLLEEASAMLKQDPYSGPARKKLIEGSRGILQGTSSLLLCFDESEVRKIIRECKRVLDYLAVTEVIETMEDLVHFLKNLSPCLSKVSREVSAREKELTHQVHREILVRCLDQVKTLAPILICSMKIFIHIISQGGKGADEAAENRNYLSGRMSDELNEIIRVLQLTTYDEEEWDADQLTVLKKAQSAIESRIRAAYDWLDDGQALRGGVGEKSLRQIIEQASRLAERYLSPSQAEPISKLASQIVTMTDALCELRQNEKGTTPQAEALARGIKEKLNELRGSVASALVAADKSGTAQTAHTVAGRLEQANKWLLNPHHDDKGLGKRAIALIIHEGKKVAEGLPGIHKAEILQLCDEVDNLSHQLADLCAHGQGNTPLALEIARQLSHKLYELKNRIQQAVVSRVVEDFIDITTPLKQFTDAVLAPTGTPGRDQNFNDKTRTLQTFSNRAAKTARMVAAGGSGGNKKLAEALAASASQVESLTPQLINAGRIRMTYPDSKAADEHFENLRQQYAETMQRARALCDEATDSGDFIRTSEEQMQKHLFLCDEAIAKALPQKMVDNTASIARLANRVILVAKQESDNSEDPAFIQRVNHATDVLQNSVAPMVQDAKLVAMNINDSSAVSRWRESNCALLANVGQVRKAIIIRPDLVPPLEMSQLHINDDEQIPIKYNYSKTKVENPDLLYQELASDNELEKSIHDGEVAPPRPPLPGGDIPPPRPPPPETDDEEEMFMHAPQPNQPIMMAAHGLHQEVRQWSSKDNEIIAAAKKMAILMGRLSGLVRGEGGNKRDLIACAKAIAEASQEVTRLAKELARECTDKRIRTNLLQVCERIPTIGTQLKILSTVKATMLGAQGTEEDQEATDMLVGNAQNLMQSVKETVRAAECASIKIRTASGMKLRWVRRQAWYQY; the protein is encoded by the exons ATGCCTGTCTTCCATACCAAAACTATCGAGAGTATTCTCGAACCAGTAGCTCAGCAG GTTTCAAGACTTGTTATTTTACATGAAGAAGCTGAAGATGGAAATGCAATGCCAGATTTGGAACGGCCTGTGCAGGCCGTTAGTATGGCTGTGACCAATCTTGTGAAA gtCGGAAAGGAAACAATAAACTCATCTGATGATGCATTGCTTAAACAAGACATGCCTGCGGCACTACAACGTGTTGAAGGTGCTTCTCGTCTTTTGGAGGAAGCGTCGGCGATGCTGAAACAGGATCCATATTCTGGACCTGCTAG gAAAAAACTTATAGAGGGATCACGTGGTATTTTGCAAGGCACTAGTTCCTTGCTTCTCTGTTTTGATGAGAGTGAAGTGCGAAAGATTATACGAGAATGCAAACGTGTATTAGATTATCTTGCTGTTACTGAAGTTATTGAAACAATGGAGGATCTAGTACATTTTCTTAAGAATTTAAGTCCATGTCTCAGCAAGGTTTCAAGAGAAGTGAGCGCTCGCGAGAAGGAGCTAACGCATCAGGTTCACAGAGAGATATTAGTGCGCTGCTTAGACCaa GTCAAAACACTTGCTCCTATTCTGATCTGTTCCATGAAAATTTTCATCCATATTATTTCACAAGGTGGAAAAGGTGCGGATGAGGCAGCAGAAAATCGCAACTACTTGTCTGGCAGAATGTCTGATGaattgaatgaaattattcGAGTGTTGCAATTGACTACATATGATGAAGAGGAGTGGGATGCAGATCAATTGACT gTGCTGAAGAAGGCTCAGAGTGCTATAGAATCCAGGATACGAGCAGCTTATGATTGGTTAGACGATGGACAGGCTCTAAGAGGTGGCGTAGGAGAAAAGAGCCTTCGTCAAATAATAGAACAAGCGTCGCGTTTAGCAGAACGTTATCTATCTCCATCGCAAGCGGAACCTATTTCTAAACTGGCTTCCCAGATTGTCACTATGACCGATGCCCTTTGCGAATTGCGTCAAAACGAAAAAG GCACTACACCTCAAGCGGAAGCCTTAGCCCGCggtattaaagagaaattgaaCGAACTTCGCGGCTCGGTAGCATCCGCTTTAGTGGCAGCAGATAAATCGGGAACCGCACAGACGGCACACACAGTAGCGGGTCGATTAGAACAAGCGAATAAGTGGCTTCTGAATCCACATCACGATGATAAGGGACTTGGTAAAAGGGCTATAGCTTTAATAATACACGAAGGAAAGAAG gTGGCCGAGGGTTTGCCAGGTATACATAAGGCGGAGATTTTGCAATTGTGCGACGAGGTGGACAACTTATCGCATCAGCTTGCCGATCTTTGCGCCCATGGTCAGGGCAATACTCCACTTGCTCTGGAAATCGCCCGCCAGCTGTCTCATAAACTCTATGAATTGAAAAACAGGATACAACAGGCCGTCGTGTCTCGCGTCGTCGAGGATTTCATCGATATTACAACACCTCTGAAACAATTCACAGACGCCGTTTTAGCACCTACGGGCACACCTGGACGGGATCAAAACTTCAACGATAAGACACGCACGCTGCAGACATTCTCGAATAGAGCGGCAAAGACGGCAAGAATGGTCGCGGCTGGcg GAAGCGGAGGGAATAAGAAACTGGCCGAAGCTTTAGCTGCCAGTGCCTCGCAAGTGGAATCTCTGACACCGCAATTGATCAACGCCGGACGAATTCGCATGACTTATCCAGACAGCAAAGCCGCGGATGAGCACTTTGAAAATTTACGACAGCAATATGCAGAGACGATGCAGAGAGCGCGAGCATTGTGCGACGAGGCGACCGATAGCGGCGATTTTATCAGAACATCCGAGGAACAGATGCAGAAACATTTGTTTCTTTGCGATGAGGCTATTGCCAAAGCGCTCCCGCAAAAGATGGTCGACAACACGGCGTCTATCGCACGTCTCGCGAATCGAGTTATACTTGTAGCGAAACAAGAAAGCGACAATAGCGAAGACCCTGCCTTCATACAAAGAGTAAATCATGCTACCGATGTTCTTCAAAACA gtgTTGCTCCAATGGTTCAGGATGCTAAATTAGTGGCGATGAACATCAATGACAGCTCTGCAGTATCACGCTGGAGAGAAAGTAATTGCGca CTATTAGCCAACGTCGGGCAAGTTCGTAAAGCCATTATAATTCGACCGGATTTGGTGCCACCATTGGAAATGTCACAGTTACATATTAATGATG ATGAACAAATtccaatcaaatataattactccAAAACTAAAG tagAGAATCCCGATCTTTTATATCAAGAACTGGCCTCTGACAACGAGttagaaaaatcaattcaCGACGGAG AAGTGGCACCTCCTCGCCCGCCTTTACCAGGAGGCGATATTCCTCCTCCAAGGCCTCCTCCTCCCGAGACAGACGACGAGGAAGAAATGTTTATGCACGCTCCTCAACCTAATCAACCGATAatg ATGGCTGCCCATGGTTTACATCAAGAAGTACGACAATGGTCGAGCAAGGATAATGAGATTATTGCTGCGGCGAAGAAGATGGCTATATTAATGGGAAGATTGTCGGGACTGGTCAGAGGTGAAGGTGGTAATAAACGAGATCTCATTGCGTGCGCCAAAGCAATTGCGGAAGCTTCTCAAGAAGTGACTCGTCTCGCGAAAGAACTCGCCAGAGAGTGCACTGACAAACGTATTCGTACG AATCTTCTTCAAGTTTGCGAGCGTATACCCACTATCGGAACACAATTGAAGATACTGTCTACAGTAAAAGCCACTATGCTCGGAGCACAAG GTACGGAAGAAGACCAAGAAGCAACGGACATGCTTGTCGGAAACGCTCAAAATCTCATGCAAAGTGTGAAAGAAACCGTGCGTGCAGCAGAATGTGCTAGCATAAAGATTCGCACTGCTTCTGGTATGAAACTGCGCTGGGTGCGTCGTCAGGCATGGTATCAATATTAA
- the LOC126853438 gene encoding vinculin isoform X4 translates to MPVFHTKTIESILEPVAQQVSRLVILHEEAEDGNAMPDLERPVQAVSMAVTNLVKVGKETINSSDDALLKQDMPAALQRVEGASRLLEEASAMLKQDPYSGPARKKLIEGSRGILQGTSSLLLCFDESEVRKIIRECKRVLDYLAVTEVIETMEDLVHFLKNLSPCLSKVSREVSAREKELTHQVHREILVRCLDQVKTLAPILICSMKIFIHIISQGGKGADEAAENRNYLSGRMSDELNEIIRVLQLTTYDEEEWDADQLTVLKKAQSAIESRIRAAYDWLDDGQALRGGVGEKSLRQIIEQASRLAERYLSPSQAEPISKLASQIVTMTDALCELRQNEKGTTPQAEALARGIKEKLNELRGSVASALVAADKSGTAQTAHTVAGRLEQANKWLLNPHHDDKGLGKRAIALIIHEGKKVAEGLPGIHKAEILQLCDEVDNLSHQLADLCAHGQGNTPLALEIARQLSHKLYELKNRIQQAVVSRVVEDFIDITTPLKQFTDAVLAPTGTPGRDQNFNDKTRTLQTFSNRAAKTARMVAAGGSGGNKKLAEALAASASQVESLTPQLINAGRIRMTYPDSKAADEHFENLRQQYAETMQRARALCDEATDSGDFIRTSEEQMQKHLFLCDEAIAKALPQKMVDNTASIARLANRVILVAKQESDNSEDPAFIQRVNHATDVLQNSVAPMVQDAKLVAMNINDSSAVSRWRESNCALLANVGQVRKAIIIRPDLVPPLEMSQLHINDEVAPPRPPLPGGDIPPPRPPPPETDDEEEMFMHAPQPNQPIMMAAHGLHQEVRQWSSKDNEIIAAAKKMAILMGRLSGLVRGEGGNKRDLIACAKAIAEASQEVTRLAKELARECTDKRIRTNLLQVCERIPTIGTQLKILSTVKATMLGAQGTEEDQEATDMLVGNAQNLMQSVKETVRAAECASIKIRTASGMKLRWVRRQAWYQY, encoded by the exons ATGCCTGTCTTCCATACCAAAACTATCGAGAGTATTCTCGAACCAGTAGCTCAGCAG GTTTCAAGACTTGTTATTTTACATGAAGAAGCTGAAGATGGAAATGCAATGCCAGATTTGGAACGGCCTGTGCAGGCCGTTAGTATGGCTGTGACCAATCTTGTGAAA gtCGGAAAGGAAACAATAAACTCATCTGATGATGCATTGCTTAAACAAGACATGCCTGCGGCACTACAACGTGTTGAAGGTGCTTCTCGTCTTTTGGAGGAAGCGTCGGCGATGCTGAAACAGGATCCATATTCTGGACCTGCTAG gAAAAAACTTATAGAGGGATCACGTGGTATTTTGCAAGGCACTAGTTCCTTGCTTCTCTGTTTTGATGAGAGTGAAGTGCGAAAGATTATACGAGAATGCAAACGTGTATTAGATTATCTTGCTGTTACTGAAGTTATTGAAACAATGGAGGATCTAGTACATTTTCTTAAGAATTTAAGTCCATGTCTCAGCAAGGTTTCAAGAGAAGTGAGCGCTCGCGAGAAGGAGCTAACGCATCAGGTTCACAGAGAGATATTAGTGCGCTGCTTAGACCaa GTCAAAACACTTGCTCCTATTCTGATCTGTTCCATGAAAATTTTCATCCATATTATTTCACAAGGTGGAAAAGGTGCGGATGAGGCAGCAGAAAATCGCAACTACTTGTCTGGCAGAATGTCTGATGaattgaatgaaattattcGAGTGTTGCAATTGACTACATATGATGAAGAGGAGTGGGATGCAGATCAATTGACT gTGCTGAAGAAGGCTCAGAGTGCTATAGAATCCAGGATACGAGCAGCTTATGATTGGTTAGACGATGGACAGGCTCTAAGAGGTGGCGTAGGAGAAAAGAGCCTTCGTCAAATAATAGAACAAGCGTCGCGTTTAGCAGAACGTTATCTATCTCCATCGCAAGCGGAACCTATTTCTAAACTGGCTTCCCAGATTGTCACTATGACCGATGCCCTTTGCGAATTGCGTCAAAACGAAAAAG GCACTACACCTCAAGCGGAAGCCTTAGCCCGCggtattaaagagaaattgaaCGAACTTCGCGGCTCGGTAGCATCCGCTTTAGTGGCAGCAGATAAATCGGGAACCGCACAGACGGCACACACAGTAGCGGGTCGATTAGAACAAGCGAATAAGTGGCTTCTGAATCCACATCACGATGATAAGGGACTTGGTAAAAGGGCTATAGCTTTAATAATACACGAAGGAAAGAAG gTGGCCGAGGGTTTGCCAGGTATACATAAGGCGGAGATTTTGCAATTGTGCGACGAGGTGGACAACTTATCGCATCAGCTTGCCGATCTTTGCGCCCATGGTCAGGGCAATACTCCACTTGCTCTGGAAATCGCCCGCCAGCTGTCTCATAAACTCTATGAATTGAAAAACAGGATACAACAGGCCGTCGTGTCTCGCGTCGTCGAGGATTTCATCGATATTACAACACCTCTGAAACAATTCACAGACGCCGTTTTAGCACCTACGGGCACACCTGGACGGGATCAAAACTTCAACGATAAGACACGCACGCTGCAGACATTCTCGAATAGAGCGGCAAAGACGGCAAGAATGGTCGCGGCTGGcg GAAGCGGAGGGAATAAGAAACTGGCCGAAGCTTTAGCTGCCAGTGCCTCGCAAGTGGAATCTCTGACACCGCAATTGATCAACGCCGGACGAATTCGCATGACTTATCCAGACAGCAAAGCCGCGGATGAGCACTTTGAAAATTTACGACAGCAATATGCAGAGACGATGCAGAGAGCGCGAGCATTGTGCGACGAGGCGACCGATAGCGGCGATTTTATCAGAACATCCGAGGAACAGATGCAGAAACATTTGTTTCTTTGCGATGAGGCTATTGCCAAAGCGCTCCCGCAAAAGATGGTCGACAACACGGCGTCTATCGCACGTCTCGCGAATCGAGTTATACTTGTAGCGAAACAAGAAAGCGACAATAGCGAAGACCCTGCCTTCATACAAAGAGTAAATCATGCTACCGATGTTCTTCAAAACA gtgTTGCTCCAATGGTTCAGGATGCTAAATTAGTGGCGATGAACATCAATGACAGCTCTGCAGTATCACGCTGGAGAGAAAGTAATTGCGca CTATTAGCCAACGTCGGGCAAGTTCGTAAAGCCATTATAATTCGACCGGATTTGGTGCCACCATTGGAAATGTCACAGTTACATATTAATGATG AAGTGGCACCTCCTCGCCCGCCTTTACCAGGAGGCGATATTCCTCCTCCAAGGCCTCCTCCTCCCGAGACAGACGACGAGGAAGAAATGTTTATGCACGCTCCTCAACCTAATCAACCGATAatg ATGGCTGCCCATGGTTTACATCAAGAAGTACGACAATGGTCGAGCAAGGATAATGAGATTATTGCTGCGGCGAAGAAGATGGCTATATTAATGGGAAGATTGTCGGGACTGGTCAGAGGTGAAGGTGGTAATAAACGAGATCTCATTGCGTGCGCCAAAGCAATTGCGGAAGCTTCTCAAGAAGTGACTCGTCTCGCGAAAGAACTCGCCAGAGAGTGCACTGACAAACGTATTCGTACG AATCTTCTTCAAGTTTGCGAGCGTATACCCACTATCGGAACACAATTGAAGATACTGTCTACAGTAAAAGCCACTATGCTCGGAGCACAAG GTACGGAAGAAGACCAAGAAGCAACGGACATGCTTGTCGGAAACGCTCAAAATCTCATGCAAAGTGTGAAAGAAACCGTGCGTGCAGCAGAATGTGCTAGCATAAAGATTCGCACTGCTTCTGGTATGAAACTGCGCTGGGTGCGTCGTCAGGCATGGTATCAATATTAA
- the LOC126853438 gene encoding vinculin isoform X2, with protein MPVFHTKTIESILEPVAQQVSRLVILHEEAEDGNAMPDLERPVQAVSMAVTNLVKVGKETINSSDDALLKQDMPAALQRVEGASRLLEEASAMLKQDPYSGPARKKLIEGSRGILQGTSSLLLCFDESEVRKIIRECKRVLDYLAVTEVIETMEDLVHFLKNLSPCLSKVSREVSAREKELTHQVHREILVRCLDQVKTLAPILICSMKIFIHIISQGGKGADEAAENRNYLSGRMSDELNEIIRVLQLTTYDEEEWDADQLTVLKKAQSAIESRIRAAYDWLDDGQALRGGVGEKSLRQIIEQASRLAERYLSPSQAEPISKLASQIVTMTDALCELRQNEKGTTPQAEALARGIKEKLNELRGSVASALVAADKSGTAQTAHTVAGRLEQANKWLLNPHHDDKGLGKRAIALIIHEGKKVAEGLPGIHKAEILQLCDEVDNLSHQLADLCAHGQGNTPLALEIARQLSHKLYELKNRIQQAVVSRVVEDFIDITTPLKQFTDAVLAPTGTPGRDQNFNDKTRTLQTFSNRAAKTARMVAAGGSGGNKKLAEALAASASQVESLTPQLINAGRIRMTYPDSKAADEHFENLRQQYAETMQRARALCDEATDSGDFIRTSEEQMQKHLFLCDEAIAKALPQKMVDNTASIARLANRVILVAKQESDNSEDPAFIQRVNHATDVLQNSVAPMVQDAKLVAMNINDSSAVSRWRESNCALLANVGQVRKAIIIRPDLVPPLEMSQLHINDDEQIPIKYNYSKTKEVAPPRPPLPGGDIPPPRPPPPETDDEEEMFMHAPQPNQPIMMAAHGLHQEVRQWSSKDNEIIAAAKKMAILMGRLSGLVRGEGGNKRDLIACAKAIAEASQEVTRLAKELARECTDKRIRTNLLQVCERIPTIGTQLKILSTVKATMLGAQGTEEDQEATDMLVGNAQNLMQSVKETVRAAECASIKIRTASGMKLRWVRRQAWYQY; from the exons ATGCCTGTCTTCCATACCAAAACTATCGAGAGTATTCTCGAACCAGTAGCTCAGCAG GTTTCAAGACTTGTTATTTTACATGAAGAAGCTGAAGATGGAAATGCAATGCCAGATTTGGAACGGCCTGTGCAGGCCGTTAGTATGGCTGTGACCAATCTTGTGAAA gtCGGAAAGGAAACAATAAACTCATCTGATGATGCATTGCTTAAACAAGACATGCCTGCGGCACTACAACGTGTTGAAGGTGCTTCTCGTCTTTTGGAGGAAGCGTCGGCGATGCTGAAACAGGATCCATATTCTGGACCTGCTAG gAAAAAACTTATAGAGGGATCACGTGGTATTTTGCAAGGCACTAGTTCCTTGCTTCTCTGTTTTGATGAGAGTGAAGTGCGAAAGATTATACGAGAATGCAAACGTGTATTAGATTATCTTGCTGTTACTGAAGTTATTGAAACAATGGAGGATCTAGTACATTTTCTTAAGAATTTAAGTCCATGTCTCAGCAAGGTTTCAAGAGAAGTGAGCGCTCGCGAGAAGGAGCTAACGCATCAGGTTCACAGAGAGATATTAGTGCGCTGCTTAGACCaa GTCAAAACACTTGCTCCTATTCTGATCTGTTCCATGAAAATTTTCATCCATATTATTTCACAAGGTGGAAAAGGTGCGGATGAGGCAGCAGAAAATCGCAACTACTTGTCTGGCAGAATGTCTGATGaattgaatgaaattattcGAGTGTTGCAATTGACTACATATGATGAAGAGGAGTGGGATGCAGATCAATTGACT gTGCTGAAGAAGGCTCAGAGTGCTATAGAATCCAGGATACGAGCAGCTTATGATTGGTTAGACGATGGACAGGCTCTAAGAGGTGGCGTAGGAGAAAAGAGCCTTCGTCAAATAATAGAACAAGCGTCGCGTTTAGCAGAACGTTATCTATCTCCATCGCAAGCGGAACCTATTTCTAAACTGGCTTCCCAGATTGTCACTATGACCGATGCCCTTTGCGAATTGCGTCAAAACGAAAAAG GCACTACACCTCAAGCGGAAGCCTTAGCCCGCggtattaaagagaaattgaaCGAACTTCGCGGCTCGGTAGCATCCGCTTTAGTGGCAGCAGATAAATCGGGAACCGCACAGACGGCACACACAGTAGCGGGTCGATTAGAACAAGCGAATAAGTGGCTTCTGAATCCACATCACGATGATAAGGGACTTGGTAAAAGGGCTATAGCTTTAATAATACACGAAGGAAAGAAG gTGGCCGAGGGTTTGCCAGGTATACATAAGGCGGAGATTTTGCAATTGTGCGACGAGGTGGACAACTTATCGCATCAGCTTGCCGATCTTTGCGCCCATGGTCAGGGCAATACTCCACTTGCTCTGGAAATCGCCCGCCAGCTGTCTCATAAACTCTATGAATTGAAAAACAGGATACAACAGGCCGTCGTGTCTCGCGTCGTCGAGGATTTCATCGATATTACAACACCTCTGAAACAATTCACAGACGCCGTTTTAGCACCTACGGGCACACCTGGACGGGATCAAAACTTCAACGATAAGACACGCACGCTGCAGACATTCTCGAATAGAGCGGCAAAGACGGCAAGAATGGTCGCGGCTGGcg GAAGCGGAGGGAATAAGAAACTGGCCGAAGCTTTAGCTGCCAGTGCCTCGCAAGTGGAATCTCTGACACCGCAATTGATCAACGCCGGACGAATTCGCATGACTTATCCAGACAGCAAAGCCGCGGATGAGCACTTTGAAAATTTACGACAGCAATATGCAGAGACGATGCAGAGAGCGCGAGCATTGTGCGACGAGGCGACCGATAGCGGCGATTTTATCAGAACATCCGAGGAACAGATGCAGAAACATTTGTTTCTTTGCGATGAGGCTATTGCCAAAGCGCTCCCGCAAAAGATGGTCGACAACACGGCGTCTATCGCACGTCTCGCGAATCGAGTTATACTTGTAGCGAAACAAGAAAGCGACAATAGCGAAGACCCTGCCTTCATACAAAGAGTAAATCATGCTACCGATGTTCTTCAAAACA gtgTTGCTCCAATGGTTCAGGATGCTAAATTAGTGGCGATGAACATCAATGACAGCTCTGCAGTATCACGCTGGAGAGAAAGTAATTGCGca CTATTAGCCAACGTCGGGCAAGTTCGTAAAGCCATTATAATTCGACCGGATTTGGTGCCACCATTGGAAATGTCACAGTTACATATTAATGATG ATGAACAAATtccaatcaaatataattactccAAAACTAAAG AAGTGGCACCTCCTCGCCCGCCTTTACCAGGAGGCGATATTCCTCCTCCAAGGCCTCCTCCTCCCGAGACAGACGACGAGGAAGAAATGTTTATGCACGCTCCTCAACCTAATCAACCGATAatg ATGGCTGCCCATGGTTTACATCAAGAAGTACGACAATGGTCGAGCAAGGATAATGAGATTATTGCTGCGGCGAAGAAGATGGCTATATTAATGGGAAGATTGTCGGGACTGGTCAGAGGTGAAGGTGGTAATAAACGAGATCTCATTGCGTGCGCCAAAGCAATTGCGGAAGCTTCTCAAGAAGTGACTCGTCTCGCGAAAGAACTCGCCAGAGAGTGCACTGACAAACGTATTCGTACG AATCTTCTTCAAGTTTGCGAGCGTATACCCACTATCGGAACACAATTGAAGATACTGTCTACAGTAAAAGCCACTATGCTCGGAGCACAAG GTACGGAAGAAGACCAAGAAGCAACGGACATGCTTGTCGGAAACGCTCAAAATCTCATGCAAAGTGTGAAAGAAACCGTGCGTGCAGCAGAATGTGCTAGCATAAAGATTCGCACTGCTTCTGGTATGAAACTGCGCTGGGTGCGTCGTCAGGCATGGTATCAATATTAA